A window of the Streptomyces albireticuli genome harbors these coding sequences:
- a CDS encoding glycoside hydrolase family 18 protein — MHRPHLDAPHGHAARRSPRRPRTLLAAFAAGTAMLATTLLTGAASAGPASAAPAPAPSAAADETAAGHRVVGYFTNWGVYSRNYHVKNIETSGSAAKLTHINYAFGNVTGGKCAIGDSYADYDKAYDAAGSVDGKADTWDNGALRGNFNQLRKLKKLHPGLKVVWSFGGWTWSGGFGEAAKNPAAFAESCYKLVEDPRWADVFDGIDIDWEYPNACGLTCDTSGRTAFRDMMAALRSKFGSKNLVTAAITADASAGGKIDAVDYAGAARYVDWYNPMTYDYFGAWDAKGPTAPHSPLTSYSGIPKAGYNSDATIQKLKSLGVPSSKLLLGIGFYGRGWTGVTQSAPGGTATGPADGSAEKGFEDYRILKSKCPANGTVGGTAYAKCGSDWWSYDTPSTIAGKMAYKNQQGLGGTFFWELGGDTADGELIKSIN; from the coding sequence ATGCACCGACCGCACCTCGACGCCCCCCACGGCCACGCCGCCCGGCGCTCCCCCAGGCGCCCCCGCACCCTCCTCGCGGCCTTCGCCGCCGGCACCGCGATGCTCGCCACGACCCTCCTCACGGGCGCCGCCTCGGCCGGCCCCGCGAGCGCGGCCCCCGCACCGGCGCCCTCGGCGGCCGCCGACGAGACCGCCGCCGGCCACCGCGTCGTCGGCTACTTCACCAACTGGGGCGTCTACAGCCGCAATTACCACGTCAAGAACATCGAGACCTCCGGCTCGGCCGCCAAGCTCACGCACATCAACTACGCCTTCGGGAACGTGACCGGCGGCAAGTGCGCCATAGGCGACTCCTACGCCGACTACGACAAGGCCTACGACGCGGCCGGCAGCGTCGACGGCAAGGCCGACACCTGGGACAACGGCGCCCTGCGCGGCAACTTCAACCAGCTGCGGAAGCTGAAGAAGCTGCACCCCGGCCTCAAGGTCGTCTGGTCCTTCGGCGGCTGGACCTGGTCCGGCGGCTTCGGCGAGGCCGCCAAGAACCCCGCCGCGTTCGCCGAGTCCTGTTACAAGCTGGTGGAGGACCCGCGCTGGGCCGATGTCTTCGACGGCATCGACATCGACTGGGAGTACCCCAACGCCTGCGGCCTGACCTGCGACACCAGCGGCCGCACCGCCTTCCGGGACATGATGGCCGCGCTGCGGTCGAAGTTCGGCTCCAAGAACCTCGTCACCGCCGCGATCACCGCGGACGCCTCGGCCGGCGGCAAGATCGACGCCGTGGACTACGCGGGCGCCGCGCGCTACGTCGACTGGTACAACCCCATGACCTACGACTACTTCGGCGCCTGGGACGCGAAGGGCCCCACCGCTCCGCACTCCCCGCTCACCTCGTACAGCGGCATCCCCAAGGCCGGCTACAACAGCGATGCCACCATCCAGAAGCTCAAGTCCCTCGGCGTCCCGTCGTCCAAGCTGCTGCTGGGCATCGGCTTCTACGGCCGCGGCTGGACCGGGGTGACGCAGTCCGCCCCGGGCGGTACGGCGACCGGCCCCGCCGACGGCTCCGCCGAGAAGGGCTTCGAGGACTACCGGATCCTCAAGTCGAAGTGCCCGGCCAACGGCACGGTGGGCGGGACGGCCTACGCCAAGTGCGGCAGTGACTGGTGGAGCTACGACACCCCGTCGACGATCGCGGGGAAGATGGCGTACAAGAACCAGCAGGGGCTGGGCGGGACGTTCTTCTGGGAGCTGGGCGGTGACACCGCCGACGGCGAGCTGATCAAGTCCATCAACTGA
- a CDS encoding TetR/AcrR family transcriptional regulator, translated as MNNSQQRGTERSRSRRAELIAIGRKLFADTSYDALSMDDIARHAGVAKGLIYYYFRNKRGYYLAIIEDSVAELVLRASATHDLPPAARVEHTIDGYLRYAQHHQAAYRAIVTGGVGFDAEVMAIREGVREQLLVTIARGAWSRPDLPPIARTALIGWLSSVEGVTLDWLGHKDHEGREGLPRETVRALLVRGLGDTLRLIEDYEPTCPAPSRAP; from the coding sequence TTGAACAATAGTCAACAGCGCGGAACGGAGCGCTCCCGGTCGCGTCGCGCCGAACTCATCGCCATCGGGCGGAAGTTGTTCGCCGACACGTCCTACGACGCCCTGTCCATGGACGACATCGCCCGGCACGCGGGCGTCGCCAAGGGCCTGATCTACTACTACTTCAGGAACAAGCGCGGCTACTACCTCGCGATCATCGAGGACTCCGTGGCCGAGCTCGTCCTGCGCGCGAGCGCCACCCACGACCTGCCGCCCGCCGCCCGCGTCGAGCACACCATCGACGGTTATCTGCGCTACGCCCAGCACCACCAGGCCGCCTACCGGGCGATCGTCACGGGCGGCGTCGGCTTCGACGCCGAGGTCATGGCGATCCGCGAGGGCGTCCGCGAGCAGCTCCTGGTCACGATCGCCCGGGGCGCGTGGAGCCGCCCGGACCTCCCGCCGATCGCCCGCACGGCGCTGATCGGCTGGCTGTCGAGCGTGGAGGGGGTGACCCTCGACTGGCTGGGCCACAAGGATCACGAGGGCCGCGAGGGGCTCCCGCGGGAGACGGTGCGCGCGCTGCTGGTGCGCGGGCTGGGCGACACCTTGCGGCTGATCGAGGACTACGAGCCGACGTGCCCGGCGCCGTCGCGAGCGCCGTGA
- a CDS encoding esterase/lipase family protein translates to MRRILMAGSALALTAAALGAAPPPAAAVPPPIPVVFVHGRNADPGVWDRMVDDFLAAGYPSDRLYAWAYDTTRSTNETLSDLFAARVAEILSRTGARRVDVVTHSLGALPTRWYVKSGGGEGKVSHWVSLAGPNHGTDLAYLCALWDQGCKDMTPGSYVLRHLNSGDETPGAVRYATWWSSCDEQIAPVESTRLEGARNTRVEGCLKHNELLSDAGVSREVRAFVGS, encoded by the coding sequence ATGCGCCGCATCCTCATGGCCGGTTCAGCCCTCGCTCTGACCGCCGCCGCCCTCGGCGCGGCACCACCCCCGGCCGCCGCCGTGCCGCCGCCGATCCCGGTGGTCTTCGTGCACGGCCGCAACGCCGACCCCGGGGTCTGGGACCGGATGGTGGACGACTTCCTCGCGGCCGGGTACCCGTCCGACCGGCTCTACGCCTGGGCGTACGACACGACCCGGTCGACGAACGAGACCCTCTCGGACCTCTTCGCCGCCCGCGTCGCGGAGATCCTCTCCCGTACGGGCGCCCGGCGCGTCGACGTCGTCACCCACAGCCTGGGCGCCCTGCCGACCCGCTGGTACGTGAAGTCCGGCGGCGGCGAGGGGAAGGTGTCGCACTGGGTCTCGCTGGCCGGCCCCAACCACGGCACGGACCTGGCGTACCTCTGCGCCCTGTGGGACCAGGGCTGCAAGGACATGACCCCCGGCTCGTACGTCCTGCGCCACCTCAACTCCGGGGACGAGACGCCGGGGGCCGTGCGGTACGCGACGTGGTGGTCGTCCTGCGACGAGCAGATCGCGCCGGTGGAGAGCACTCGGCTGGAAGGGGCGCGCAACACCCGGGTGGAGGGGTGCCTGAAGCACAACGAGCTGCTGAGTGACGCGGGGGTCTCGCGGGAAGTGCGCGCGTTCGTGGGGAGTTAG
- a CDS encoding ABC transporter substrate-binding protein, whose product MRPRAWCGVLAAVALSTTACGGGGGKAERTDDGAGAARAGFPVSVADCMGAKTTFDAPPKKIVTSNAAALELLMWLGAGDKVIGTGFPPGKGTLPQDMSDRAAKVPVLGRMVIPKEKLLGSGADLYIDSFSSMKNMGKAGDAPTPKEFETAGIKHVYLKSTACAAMTKSARTDLSGVEADIEELGKVTGTSARARELVQEMRKKTGAVRDALKDVPADKRPSYFLFDYDASTKQPMAVCNRQVANGILTQAGARNVFADCDGDFKPVGWEDVVAKNPDWIQLAVRGRGSEEADRKAFDDAAEFLRSFPATKDLKAVQEGRFLRITSQRTTIGGVRSADTVREIAHTLYPDRVK is encoded by the coding sequence ATGCGCCCTCGTGCGTGGTGCGGTGTGCTGGCCGCTGTGGCCCTGTCGACGACGGCCTGCGGTGGCGGTGGCGGCAAGGCGGAGAGGACCGACGACGGCGCGGGGGCCGCGCGGGCCGGCTTCCCGGTGAGCGTCGCCGACTGCATGGGCGCGAAGACCACCTTCGACGCGCCGCCGAAGAAGATCGTCACCAGCAACGCCGCCGCCCTGGAGCTGCTGATGTGGCTGGGCGCGGGCGACAAGGTCATCGGCACGGGCTTCCCGCCCGGCAAGGGCACCCTGCCTCAGGACATGTCGGACCGGGCGGCGAAGGTGCCGGTGCTGGGCAGGATGGTCATCCCCAAGGAGAAGCTGCTCGGCTCGGGCGCCGACCTCTACATCGACTCGTTCTCCTCGATGAAGAACATGGGCAAGGCGGGCGACGCCCCGACGCCCAAGGAGTTCGAGACCGCCGGCATCAAGCACGTCTACCTCAAGTCGACGGCGTGCGCCGCGATGACCAAGTCCGCCCGGACGGACCTGTCGGGCGTCGAGGCGGACATCGAGGAGCTCGGCAAGGTGACCGGCACCTCCGCCCGCGCGCGGGAGCTGGTCCAGGAGATGCGGAAGAAGACGGGCGCGGTCCGCGACGCCCTCAAGGACGTCCCCGCGGACAAGCGGCCCTCCTACTTCCTCTTCGACTACGACGCGAGCACCAAGCAGCCGATGGCCGTGTGCAACCGGCAGGTCGCCAACGGGATCCTCACCCAGGCCGGCGCGCGGAACGTCTTCGCGGACTGCGACGGCGACTTCAAGCCCGTGGGCTGGGAGGACGTGGTCGCCAAGAACCCGGACTGGATCCAGCTGGCCGTCCGCGGCCGGGGCAGCGAGGAGGCGGACCGCAAGGCGTTCGACGACGCCGCGGAGTTCCTCAGGTCCTTCCCCGCGACCAAGGACCTCAAGGCCGTCCAGGAGGGCCGCTTCCTGCGCATCACCTCGCAGCGGACCACGATCGGCGGGGTGCGCAGCGCCGACACCGTGCGGGAGATCGCGCACACGCTGTACCCGGACCGGGTCAAGTAG
- a CDS encoding FecCD family ABC transporter permease produces the protein MAALTAAAEGREREPGVRAGWAGAVLGVALVAALVASVCLGSSDVPLGEVWSAVARGVSGQDPVPGTQDLIVWQLRVPRALLAAVVGAGLGLVGTAVQALVRNPLADPYLLGISSGASLGAVAAIVLGAGAGGALGLGLSSAAFAGALASFALVWAMARRGGGFSPLRLVLSGVGIGQFLSGFTHYLVLQAGDDQQTHGVLFWLMGSLGGAQWATLTLPVVAVALGLVALLARARALDALLMGDETAAGLGIDVVRLRRELFVVTSVLTGVLVSVSGAIGFVGLMVPHVCRMVVGGDHRRLLPVAALFGAVLLVVVDLVARTALPDQELPVGVVTALIGAPTLLYLLDRRLERG, from the coding sequence ATGGCGGCGCTCACTGCGGCCGCCGAGGGGCGGGAGCGGGAGCCGGGCGTACGGGCGGGCTGGGCCGGCGCGGTGCTGGGCGTGGCCCTGGTGGCCGCGCTGGTCGCCTCCGTGTGCCTGGGCTCGTCGGACGTGCCGCTGGGCGAGGTGTGGTCCGCGGTGGCCCGGGGCGTCTCGGGGCAGGACCCCGTGCCGGGCACCCAGGACCTGATCGTCTGGCAGTTGCGGGTGCCGCGGGCGCTGCTGGCGGCCGTGGTGGGCGCGGGCCTGGGCCTGGTCGGCACGGCCGTCCAGGCCCTGGTCCGCAACCCGCTGGCGGACCCCTACCTGCTGGGCATCTCCAGCGGGGCGTCGCTGGGCGCGGTCGCGGCGATCGTGCTGGGCGCCGGGGCGGGCGGCGCGCTGGGGCTGGGCCTGTCCTCGGCGGCGTTCGCCGGGGCGCTGGCCTCGTTCGCGCTGGTGTGGGCGATGGCGCGGCGCGGTGGCGGCTTCTCGCCGCTGCGGCTGGTGCTGTCGGGGGTGGGCATCGGGCAGTTCCTGTCCGGCTTCACCCACTATCTGGTGCTCCAGGCCGGGGACGACCAGCAGACGCACGGGGTGCTGTTCTGGCTGATGGGCTCGCTCGGCGGGGCCCAGTGGGCGACCCTGACGCTGCCCGTGGTGGCGGTGGCGCTCGGCCTGGTGGCGCTGCTGGCCCGCGCCCGCGCCCTGGACGCGCTGCTGATGGGTGACGAGACCGCGGCCGGGCTGGGCATCGACGTGGTGCGCCTGCGGCGTGAGCTGTTCGTCGTGACGAGCGTGCTGACCGGTGTCCTGGTGTCGGTGTCGGGGGCGATCGGCTTCGTGGGGCTGATGGTGCCGCACGTCTGCCGGATGGTGGTGGGCGGCGACCACCGCCGGCTGCTGCCGGTGGCCGCGCTGTTCGGCGCCGTGCTGCTCGTGGTCGTCGACCTCGTGGCCCGTACGGCCCTGCCGGACCAGGAGCTCCCGGTGGGCGTGGTCACGGCGCTGATCGGCGCGCCGACCCTGTTGTACCTGCTGGACCGCCGCCTGGAGAGGGGATAG
- a CDS encoding PTS-dependent dihydroxyacetone kinase phosphotransferase subunit DhaM yields MAAAAGPEAEAVPEPPAGRVGVVLVSHSREVAAATAALARALVGTGDPAPAAAAGGLPDGGVGTSAELVRRAVAEADQGKGVVVLCDMGSAVLTVKALLTDGTLGAADVRVADAPFVEGAVTALVTASAGGDMAAVLAATDDARTYRKV; encoded by the coding sequence GTGGCCGCGGCGGCCGGGCCGGAGGCCGAGGCCGTGCCGGAGCCGCCGGCCGGGCGGGTCGGCGTGGTGCTCGTCTCGCACAGCCGTGAGGTGGCCGCCGCCACGGCCGCGCTCGCCCGGGCGCTGGTCGGCACGGGCGACCCGGCGCCGGCCGCGGCGGCGGGCGGGCTGCCGGACGGCGGCGTCGGCACCAGCGCCGAGCTGGTGCGCAGGGCGGTCGCGGAGGCGGACCAGGGGAAAGGCGTGGTGGTGCTGTGCGACATGGGAAGCGCGGTGCTGACCGTCAAGGCGCTGCTCACGGACGGCACCCTCGGGGCCGCCGATGTGCGCGTCGCTGACGCCCCGTTCGTCGAGGGAGCGGTGACCGCGCTGGTCACAGCGTCGGCGGGGGGTGACATGGCGGCGGTGCTCGCGGCGACGGACGACGCCCGGACGTACCGGAAGGTCTGA
- a CDS encoding acyl-CoA dehydrogenase family protein, protein MTDHGPQPVERQLPTEEARDLIALVRDLVRREIEPRAAEEEDAGHFPREVFRLLSTAGLLALPYSEEFGGGEQPYEVYLQVLEELAAVRLTVGLGVSVHTLACHALAGYGTKEQQAEHLPAMLGGGLLGAYCLSEPSAGSDAASLRTRATRDGDTWTLEGTKAWITHGGIADFYTVLARTGGEGAHGITAFLVPGDAPGLTAAPPERKMGMKGSPTAQLHFDGVLVPDARRIGEEGQGFAIALSALDSGRLGISACAIGIAQAALDEALAFLAGRRQFGRPLADFQGLRFMVADMATQIEAGRSLYLAAARLRDAGLPFAKQAAMAKLFCTDAAMRVTTDAVQLLGGYGYTADFPVERYMREAKVLQIVEGTNQIQRMVVARHLAGPESR, encoded by the coding sequence ATGACAGACCACGGCCCGCAGCCGGTGGAGCGTCAGCTGCCCACCGAGGAGGCCCGCGACCTGATCGCGCTCGTGCGCGACCTGGTGCGGCGCGAGATCGAGCCGCGCGCCGCCGAGGAGGAGGACGCCGGCCACTTCCCCCGCGAGGTCTTCCGGCTGCTCTCCACCGCGGGGCTGCTCGCCCTTCCGTACAGCGAGGAGTTCGGCGGCGGCGAGCAGCCGTACGAGGTCTACCTCCAGGTCCTGGAGGAGCTCGCGGCGGTCCGGCTCACCGTCGGCCTGGGCGTCAGCGTGCACACCCTGGCCTGCCACGCCCTCGCCGGCTACGGCACCAAGGAACAGCAGGCCGAGCACCTCCCGGCGATGCTCGGCGGCGGCCTGCTCGGCGCCTACTGCCTCTCCGAGCCGTCCGCCGGCTCCGACGCCGCCTCGCTGCGCACCCGCGCCACCCGGGACGGCGACACCTGGACCCTCGAGGGCACCAAGGCGTGGATCACCCATGGCGGCATCGCGGACTTCTACACCGTCCTCGCCCGCACCGGCGGCGAGGGCGCCCACGGCATCACCGCCTTCCTCGTCCCCGGCGACGCGCCGGGCCTCACGGCGGCCCCGCCGGAGCGGAAGATGGGGATGAAGGGCTCGCCCACGGCCCAGCTGCACTTCGACGGCGTGCTGGTGCCCGACGCGCGCCGCATCGGCGAGGAGGGGCAGGGCTTCGCGATCGCGCTGTCCGCCCTGGACTCCGGCCGGCTCGGGATCTCCGCCTGTGCCATCGGCATCGCCCAGGCCGCCCTGGACGAGGCGCTGGCCTTCCTCGCCGGGCGCCGGCAGTTCGGCCGCCCGCTCGCGGACTTCCAGGGGCTCCGCTTCATGGTCGCGGACATGGCGACGCAGATCGAGGCGGGCCGCTCCCTCTACCTCGCCGCCGCCCGGCTGCGCGACGCGGGCCTGCCCTTCGCCAAGCAGGCCGCCATGGCCAAGCTCTTCTGCACCGACGCCGCGATGCGCGTGACCACCGACGCCGTCCAGCTGCTCGGCGGCTACGGCTACACCGCGGACTTCCCCGTCGAGCGCTACATGCGCGAGGCCAAGGTGCTCCAGATCGTCGAGGGCACCAACCAGATCCAGCGGATGGTCGTCGCCCGCCACCTCGCGGGGCCCGAGTCCCGCTGA
- a CDS encoding DUF6114 domain-containing protein, which yields MLLTRRSLPGPRVPSWPDARRAFRGWRRTRPFWAGLLLVLGGAELLVVPLSPVTVLVSLGLGGLAAIGIGLALIVAGLFLWYAPAARRYVSLNALILSVLSFAATNLGGFLAGMALGIAGSAMGFGWTPSARPSGGPAGEGSGAPSRESGGGGPKALAAVLPVVLLATVGTPAAHRAEAAPRDDGVRAAAVPPTVRTTLFAPHGFAFAGVTRVPTAHGPLKVMVLTMRAASLADYRMTTRDGGGAELALGADTLELSGRVTLYLTRFSGCLEGLLCVTFSPDGLPVPPVVPPFVFMTDVTAEQALVTSDLIVADRLTLDARERS from the coding sequence GTGCTTCTGACCCGCCGGTCGCTCCCGGGCCCCCGGGTCCCGTCGTGGCCGGACGCGCGGCGGGCGTTCCGGGGCTGGCGGCGCACCCGGCCCTTCTGGGCCGGGCTGCTGCTCGTGCTCGGCGGCGCGGAACTGCTCGTCGTGCCCCTGTCGCCGGTGACCGTACTGGTGAGCCTGGGGCTTGGCGGCCTGGCGGCGATCGGGATCGGGCTGGCGCTGATCGTCGCCGGGCTGTTCCTCTGGTACGCGCCCGCCGCCCGGCGGTACGTGAGCCTCAACGCCCTGATCCTGTCCGTGCTGTCCTTCGCCGCGACGAACCTCGGCGGGTTCCTCGCCGGGATGGCGCTGGGCATCGCGGGCAGCGCGATGGGGTTCGGCTGGACGCCCTCGGCGCGCCCTTCCGGCGGGCCGGCCGGGGAGGGCTCCGGAGCGCCGTCCCGCGAGTCCGGGGGCGGCGGCCCGAAGGCGCTCGCCGCCGTCCTGCCCGTCGTCCTGCTGGCCACGGTCGGCACGCCGGCCGCGCACCGCGCCGAGGCCGCGCCGCGCGACGACGGCGTCCGGGCGGCGGCGGTCCCGCCGACCGTGCGGACGACGCTGTTCGCCCCGCACGGCTTCGCGTTCGCCGGGGTCACCCGGGTGCCCACGGCGCACGGGCCGCTGAAGGTCATGGTCCTCACCATGCGGGCGGCGTCCCTGGCCGACTACCGGATGACGACGCGCGACGGCGGCGGGGCCGAACTGGCGCTCGGCGCCGACACGCTGGAGCTGAGCGGGCGGGTCACGCTCTACCTCACCCGGTTCAGCGGCTGCCTGGAAGGGCTGCTCTGCGTGACCTTCTCCCCCGACGGGCTGCCGGTGCCGCCGGTCGTACCGCCCTTCGTCTTCATGACGGACGTCACCGCCGAACAGGCCCTGGTCACCTCGGACCTCATCGTCGCCGACCGCCTGACGCTGGACGCCCGGGAGCGCTCCTGA
- a CDS encoding PP2C family protein-serine/threonine phosphatase — MSSRRLPFALVLAYLTVVVIIDLITPANLRLNVFAALAPLTAAMVCTFPQTVFIGVLDFCLMVAHHGILADEVPLNRVSSFVGNALMVTASIAVARLRRDAEALLERVRATGEAAQRALLRPLPLRTGGVVVDGFYVSSQREALIGGDIYEVVDTPYGTRVLIGDVRGKGLGTLGAGAAVLTAFREAAYHRRDLESGVEAMEQGLHRYHRSTAYQSSAHPDGGPGPCPESLVMRASEEFVTALVFGTEEGGPGAPGDDGKVPVVFVDCGHLAPFLIGPDGDVRELEAADPGLPLGLGDLAPARRTGRRLTLPAECRVLACTDGVTEARAPDGGFYPLAERLGAWAGLSTPELLERLRADLDAHTGGRLQDDAAVLVMERAAAGAG; from the coding sequence GTGTCGTCGCGCAGACTGCCCTTCGCGCTCGTCCTTGCCTATCTCACGGTCGTGGTGATCATCGACCTGATCACACCGGCCAACCTCCGGCTGAACGTCTTCGCGGCCCTCGCGCCGCTGACGGCCGCCATGGTGTGCACCTTCCCGCAGACGGTGTTCATCGGCGTCCTCGACTTCTGTCTGATGGTCGCCCACCACGGCATCCTCGCCGACGAGGTGCCCCTCAACCGCGTCAGCTCGTTCGTGGGCAACGCCCTGATGGTGACCGCCAGCATCGCGGTGGCGCGGCTGCGGCGGGACGCGGAGGCCCTGCTGGAGCGGGTGCGGGCGACGGGCGAGGCGGCGCAGCGGGCCCTGCTGCGGCCGCTGCCGCTGCGCACGGGCGGGGTGGTCGTGGACGGCTTCTACGTCTCCTCGCAGCGGGAGGCGCTGATCGGCGGCGACATCTACGAGGTGGTGGACACCCCGTACGGGACGCGCGTGCTGATCGGTGACGTACGGGGCAAGGGGCTCGGCACGCTGGGGGCGGGCGCCGCGGTGCTGACGGCGTTCCGGGAGGCGGCGTACCACCGGCGGGACCTGGAGAGCGGGGTGGAGGCGATGGAGCAGGGGCTGCACCGCTACCACCGGTCGACGGCCTACCAGAGCAGCGCGCACCCGGACGGCGGGCCGGGGCCCTGCCCGGAGAGCCTGGTGATGCGCGCCTCGGAGGAGTTCGTGACGGCGCTGGTGTTCGGCACCGAGGAAGGGGGGCCGGGCGCGCCGGGCGACGACGGCAAGGTGCCGGTGGTCTTCGTGGACTGCGGGCACCTGGCGCCGTTCCTGATCGGCCCGGACGGCGACGTACGGGAGCTGGAGGCGGCCGACCCCGGGCTGCCGCTGGGCCTCGGGGACCTGGCGCCCGCGCGGCGGACCGGGCGGCGGCTGACGCTGCCGGCCGAGTGCCGGGTGCTGGCCTGCACGGACGGGGTGACCGAGGCCCGTGCCCCGGACGGCGGCTTCTACCCGCTGGCGGAGCGGCTCGGCGCCTGGGCCGGCCTGTCGACACCGGAGCTGCTGGAGCGGCTGCGCGCCGATCTCGACGCGCACACCGGCGGGCGGTTGCAGGACGACGCGGCGGTGCTGGTGATGGAGCGGGCCGCCGCCGGCGCCGGCTGA
- a CDS encoding DUF6230 family protein, which translates to MSGSERRLPEGRTAWRRSALVAVPAVLTVGAMAAVMAQGALAASFAVSGTNFQVSSGKLTSKGLSSYVHTDRSVDGKGHPVALLGIGDATLSDICQAASVRTPLGSVTFKLTAGGDAGDVTASNLIIDGEDLVGDARFGTAQIGRDASTLDQVAGVHGEPGAFGLQAGDITVAGVRSHAWSATGGNFRLRGLRLDVNLDGKKCF; encoded by the coding sequence GTGAGCGGATCGGAAAGACGCCTTCCGGAAGGCCGGACCGCCTGGCGGCGGTCGGCCCTGGTCGCCGTCCCCGCCGTGCTCACGGTGGGCGCGATGGCGGCGGTGATGGCCCAGGGCGCGCTGGCCGCCTCCTTCGCGGTGTCGGGCACCAACTTCCAGGTCTCCTCCGGAAAGCTGACGAGCAAGGGCCTGTCCTCGTACGTGCACACGGACCGGTCCGTGGACGGCAAGGGTCACCCCGTCGCCCTGCTGGGCATCGGGGACGCGACGCTCAGCGACATCTGCCAGGCGGCGAGCGTGCGGACGCCGCTGGGGAGCGTCACGTTCAAGCTCACGGCCGGCGGCGACGCCGGTGACGTCACCGCGAGCAATCTGATCATCGACGGCGAGGACCTGGTCGGTGACGCGCGCTTCGGCACCGCGCAGATCGGACGGGACGCCTCCACGCTCGACCAGGTGGCGGGCGTGCACGGCGAGCCGGGCGCGTTCGGGCTCCAGGCCGGGGACATCACGGTCGCCGGGGTGCGCTCGCACGCCTGGTCGGCGACCGGCGGCAACTTCCGGCTCCGGGGGCTGCGCCTGGATGTGAACCTGGACGGCAAGAAGTGCTTCTGA
- a CDS encoding PIG-L deacetylase family protein, with product MADQLREMPTDWRRALAIVAHPDDLEYGASAAVATWLDGGRECVYLLASLGEAGIDTLAPAEAGPLREREQRASAAAVGVRTVEFLGHPDGVIEYGTALRRDFAAAIRRHRPELVLTLNHHDTWSWGDNVFWNTPDHRNVGRATLDAVGDAGNRWIFPELVEDGLVPWDGVRYVAVAGSPNPTHAVDAGAGLERAVASLLCHRTYIEALTKEEPEAYCRNFLEGAMSSVSERFGGRRGVAFELFTR from the coding sequence ATGGCGGACCAGCTCCGGGAGATGCCCACCGACTGGCGGCGCGCCCTCGCGATCGTCGCCCACCCCGACGACCTCGAGTACGGGGCCTCCGCCGCCGTCGCGACCTGGCTCGACGGCGGCCGAGAGTGCGTGTACCTGCTGGCCAGCCTCGGCGAGGCGGGCATCGACACCCTCGCGCCCGCCGAGGCCGGGCCGCTGCGCGAGCGGGAGCAGCGGGCGAGCGCCGCCGCCGTGGGCGTCCGGACCGTGGAGTTCCTCGGCCACCCCGACGGCGTCATCGAGTACGGGACCGCCCTGCGCCGCGACTTCGCGGCCGCCATCCGCCGCCACCGCCCCGAACTGGTGCTGACCCTCAACCACCACGACACCTGGTCCTGGGGCGACAACGTCTTCTGGAACACCCCCGACCACCGCAACGTCGGCCGCGCCACCCTCGACGCGGTCGGCGACGCCGGCAACCGCTGGATCTTCCCCGAGCTGGTCGAGGACGGCCTGGTGCCCTGGGACGGGGTGCGGTACGTGGCGGTCGCCGGGTCCCCGAACCCCACCCACGCCGTCGACGCGGGCGCGGGCCTGGAGCGGGCCGTCGCGTCCCTGCTCTGTCACCGCACCTACATCGAGGCGCTGACCAAGGAGGAGCCGGAGGCCTACTGCCGGAACTTCCTGGAGGGGGCCATGAGCTCCGTGTCGGAGCGGTTCGGCGGCCGGCGGGGCGTCGCCTTCGAGCTGTTCACCCGCTGA